A region of Rhizorhabdus wittichii RW1 DNA encodes the following proteins:
- a CDS encoding regulatory protein, IclR (PFAM: regulatory protein, IclR) has protein sequence MATSDSRTIKSAHRVLEILEYFDQDRRHATVMDMSRTLSYPQSSTSELLRCLTRLGYLHYNRFRRTYSPTARVALLGAWVKPALFRGGPVLSAIDRVSDLVGETVILSTASNYVVQHLHVIHGQEEDAIDAHVGDTLPLLHSPQGKLLLSSYQNDHIRSAVHRLNAEEGDASRHVRLADVMEEMAALREKGWLVTDEEDGSGCIAVLLPARRGMDRLVISVLASREVIEQRSGEIIAALLDHRDEIDAVEGAEVREMTESNLARMNDNVKIVSYRRHFA, from the coding sequence ATGGCCACCAGCGATTCACGGACGATCAAGTCGGCGCACCGCGTCCTCGAAATCCTCGAATATTTCGACCAGGACCGTCGCCATGCCACGGTGATGGATATGTCGCGGACCTTGTCCTACCCGCAGTCGAGCACGTCGGAGCTGCTGCGCTGCCTGACCCGGCTCGGTTATCTGCACTACAACCGCTTCCGCCGCACCTACAGCCCCACCGCCCGCGTCGCCCTGCTCGGCGCCTGGGTGAAGCCGGCGCTGTTCCGGGGCGGCCCCGTGCTGTCGGCGATCGACCGGGTGTCCGACCTGGTCGGCGAGACGGTGATCCTGTCGACGGCGTCCAACTATGTCGTCCAGCATCTCCACGTCATCCACGGGCAGGAGGAGGACGCGATCGACGCGCATGTCGGCGACACGCTGCCGCTGCTGCACAGCCCGCAGGGCAAGCTGCTGCTGTCGAGCTACCAGAACGACCATATCCGCTCGGCGGTCCACCGCCTCAACGCCGAGGAGGGCGACGCCTCGCGCCATGTCCGCCTCGCCGACGTGATGGAGGAGATGGCGGCGCTGCGCGAGAAGGGCTGGCTGGTCACCGACGAGGAGGATGGGTCGGGCTGCATCGCGGTGCTGCTGCCGGCGCGGCGCGGCATGGACCGGCTGGTGATCAGCGTGCTCGCCTCGCGCGAGGTGATCGAGCAGCGCTCGGGCGAGATCATCGCCGCCTTGCTCGACCATCGCGACGAGATCGACGCGGTCGAGGGCGCCGAGGTGCGGGAGATGACCGAGAGCAATCTCGCCCGCATGAATGACAATGTGAAGATCGTGAGCTATCGCCGCCACTTCGCCTGA
- a CDS encoding Carboxymuconolactone decarboxylase (PFAM: Carboxymuconolactone decarboxylase) has translation MAKLDDKQEAGIGFITGIMGEAFGSAFRDSAASDRFGAPITRMAATACFHDAWQHEGIGRKEKSIAIIAMLVAQRQPLELKNHVKIGIANGLTVAELEGILVQLAPYVGFPCIATATTAVIEAMREAGVSPDGLQTSEERGLL, from the coding sequence GTGGCCAAGCTCGACGACAAGCAGGAAGCCGGCATCGGCTTCATCACCGGGATCATGGGCGAGGCGTTCGGATCGGCGTTCCGCGATTCCGCCGCCTCCGACCGGTTCGGCGCGCCAATCACGCGGATGGCGGCGACCGCCTGCTTCCACGACGCCTGGCAGCATGAGGGCATCGGCCGCAAGGAGAAGAGCATCGCGATCATCGCGATGCTGGTGGCGCAGCGCCAGCCGCTCGAGCTCAAGAACCACGTCAAGATCGGCATCGCCAACGGCCTGACGGTCGCCGAGCTGGAGGGCATCCTCGTCCAGCTTGCCCCCTATGTCGGCTTCCCCTGCATCGCCACCGCCACCACCGCGGTGATCGAGGCGATGCGCGAGGCGGGCGTGTCGCCGGACGGGCTGCAGACGTCGGAAGAGCGCGGCCTGCTCTGA
- a CDS encoding AMP-dependent synthetase and ligase (PFAM: AMP-dependent synthetase and ligase), protein MDDAASPHFSGLTISLDHTLPALIAHVAETYGDTPFVVGEDGRATSFAAFRDRADRLAAALVAHGVAYGDRVAIWAPNSPEWMVAASAIESIGAIMVPINTRFKGAEALYALGKTRARVLFTVAGFLGNDYAAMLRQAGGGAGVVHPVAALPNLREIILLDDASLAAFEADRCSDAELAARIAGVRSDSIADILFTSGTTGFPKGAMHDHGQALWMVANWNRSNDLRAGDRALIVNPFFHSFGYRSGWVSGLVAGMTVFPVASFDPEAVLKLIERERISVLMGPPTIFTTLMEHPRFGAYDISSLRVGHTGAANVPVDLIRAGREVFGFDLFLTSFGQTETTALVTVNYPDSDFETIARTVGVPLPGVEVRIAEESGELLVRGPNVMRGYFEDPEQTAATIDAEGWLHTGDVACLNADGTVRILDRLKDVVIVGGFNAYPAEIEHVLRAHPAVADVCVIGWPDDRMGEVCAACVIPRPGAALSLAELTAWSRERMANYKVPRHLFLVEDFPRTPLGKIQKFVLRDQLGDAVPA, encoded by the coding sequence ATGGACGACGCGGCGAGCCCGCATTTCTCCGGGCTGACCATCTCGCTCGATCACACGCTGCCCGCGCTGATCGCCCATGTCGCCGAGACCTATGGCGACACGCCCTTCGTCGTCGGCGAGGACGGCCGGGCGACGAGCTTCGCGGCGTTCCGGGACCGGGCGGACCGGCTCGCGGCGGCGCTGGTGGCGCATGGCGTCGCATATGGCGACCGGGTGGCGATCTGGGCGCCCAACAGCCCCGAATGGATGGTCGCGGCCTCGGCGATCGAGAGCATCGGCGCGATCATGGTGCCGATCAACACCCGCTTCAAGGGCGCCGAGGCGCTCTACGCGCTCGGCAAGACGCGGGCGCGCGTCCTGTTCACCGTCGCAGGCTTCCTGGGCAACGACTATGCCGCGATGCTGCGCCAGGCCGGCGGCGGCGCGGGCGTCGTCCATCCGGTCGCCGCGCTGCCGAACCTGCGCGAGATCATATTGCTCGACGACGCCTCGCTCGCGGCGTTCGAGGCCGACCGGTGCAGCGACGCCGAGTTGGCGGCGCGCATCGCCGGGGTCCGTTCCGACAGCATCGCCGACATATTGTTCACCAGCGGCACCACCGGCTTCCCCAAGGGGGCGATGCACGATCACGGCCAGGCGCTGTGGATGGTCGCCAACTGGAACCGCTCGAACGACCTGCGCGCGGGCGATAGGGCGCTGATCGTCAACCCCTTCTTCCACAGCTTCGGCTACCGGTCGGGCTGGGTGTCGGGGCTGGTCGCGGGGATGACCGTCTTCCCGGTCGCCAGCTTCGATCCCGAAGCCGTGCTCAAGCTGATCGAGCGCGAGCGGATCAGCGTGCTGATGGGGCCGCCGACCATCTTCACCACGCTGATGGAGCATCCGCGCTTCGGCGCCTACGACATCTCCTCGCTGCGCGTCGGCCATACCGGCGCGGCCAATGTCCCGGTCGACCTGATCCGGGCGGGACGCGAGGTGTTCGGCTTCGACCTGTTCCTGACCAGCTTCGGGCAGACCGAGACGACCGCGCTGGTGACGGTCAACTATCCCGACAGCGATTTCGAGACGATCGCCCGGACGGTCGGCGTGCCGCTGCCCGGCGTCGAGGTGCGGATCGCCGAGGAGAGCGGCGAGCTGCTGGTGCGCGGCCCCAACGTCATGCGGGGCTATTTCGAGGACCCCGAGCAGACCGCCGCGACGATCGACGCCGAGGGCTGGCTCCACACCGGCGACGTCGCCTGCCTGAACGCGGACGGCACGGTCCGCATTCTCGACCGGCTCAAGGACGTCGTCATCGTCGGCGGGTTCAACGCCTATCCGGCCGAGATCGAGCATGTCCTGCGCGCGCATCCGGCGGTCGCCGACGTCTGCGTGATCGGCTGGCCCGACGATCGGATGGGCGAGGTCTGCGCCGCCTGCGTGATCCCGCGCCCCGGCGCCGCGCTGTCGCTCGCCGAGCTGACCGCCTGGAGCCGCGAGCGGATGGCCAATTACAAGGTGCCGCGCCACCTGTTCCTGGTCGAGGACTTCCCTCGCACGCCGCTGGGCAAGATCCAGAAATTCGTGCTGCGCGATCAGCTCGGGGATGCCGTCCCGGCCTGA
- a CDS encoding transcriptional regulator, AraC family with amidase-like domain (PFAM: helix-turn-helix- domain containing protein, AraC type), giving the protein MLCDPDTQRASLAPLRDLARLSERLASELDGQAGMQPLRLDLLHDARLGEAPLSESRPIAFRPGGERYDLVYVAAGEDPATGDEWGDARLSEWLRWHHDRGAWVVGLGSGVLALAAAGLLDGGPASIPPRHARLARQRHPDIRLAHVGAIAEHDRVLTAAEPSSVFALVVAMTRRFHSHGLAERYRRACGLPETAVPDNALLPMRSNQDLLIAEARAWIIAHMHDAIDTNAVAAQFHVSARTLARRFERSMGISPARYLREARLDAARSMLHRTRFSIEQIAHLVGYRDVGFFRDLFRKSSGCSPRAYRMAAQAGTASPS; this is encoded by the coding sequence ATGCTGTGCGATCCCGACACCCAGCGCGCCAGCCTGGCGCCGCTGCGCGACCTCGCCCGGCTGTCGGAGCGGCTCGCGAGCGAACTCGACGGGCAGGCCGGGATGCAGCCGCTGCGCCTCGACCTGCTCCACGACGCGCGGCTCGGCGAGGCGCCGCTGTCGGAGAGCCGGCCGATCGCCTTCCGGCCGGGGGGCGAGCGCTACGACCTGGTCTATGTGGCGGCCGGCGAGGACCCCGCGACCGGCGACGAATGGGGCGATGCGCGGCTGAGCGAATGGTTGCGCTGGCACCATGATCGCGGCGCCTGGGTGGTGGGGCTCGGCTCGGGCGTGCTGGCGCTGGCGGCGGCGGGGCTGCTCGACGGCGGCCCGGCCTCGATCCCGCCACGCCACGCCCGGCTCGCGCGGCAGCGTCATCCGGACATCCGGCTCGCCCATGTCGGGGCGATCGCGGAACATGACCGGGTGCTGACCGCCGCCGAGCCGTCCTCGGTGTTCGCGCTGGTGGTGGCGATGACGCGGCGCTTCCATTCGCACGGCCTGGCCGAGCGCTATCGCCGCGCCTGCGGCCTGCCCGAGACGGCGGTGCCCGACAATGCGCTGCTGCCGATGCGCAGCAACCAGGATCTGCTGATCGCCGAGGCGCGCGCCTGGATCATCGCCCATATGCACGACGCGATCGACACCAATGCGGTGGCGGCGCAGTTCCACGTCAGCGCGCGCACCCTGGCGCGCCGGTTCGAGCGGTCGATGGGGATCAGCCCGGCGCGCTACCTGCGCGAGGCGCGGCTCGACGCCGCCCGCTCGATGCTGCACCGGACGCGCTTCTCGATCGAGCAGATCGCGCATCTGGTCGGCTATCGCGACGTCGGCTTCTTCCGCGACCTGTTCCGCAAGAGCAGCGGCTGCTCGCCGCGCGCCTATCGCATGGCCGCTCAGGCCGGGACGGCATCCCCGAGCTGA
- a CDS encoding Amidohydrolase 3 (PFAM: amidohydrolase; D-aminoacylase domain protein; Amidohydrolase 3) has protein sequence MSAEFDIVIRGGTVVDGTGAPGFQADVAISDGAIAAVGTVAGKGREEIDATGLTVTPGFVDVHTHYDGQVTWENTLAPSSNHGVTTVVMGNCGVGFAPSRPEHRQLMVKLMEGVEDIPEVVMTDGVPWKWETFPEYLDFLDTRRTDVDFAAQLPHSPLRVYVMGERGTNLEPPTEADLAEMRRITREAIEAGALGVTTSRQLAHSFRDGRPAPSTKTEVDELKALAGGLKDAGAGVFQIIPNTNLPTPHEWEVIETLNETSGGKSVNFSLFTGSQVVGGPEPLLEGLARAKQDGRRIQGQFFPRPIGMLFGIELSYHPFSLNPSYKQIEHLPLEEKVARMRDPAFRQQLLSEQPEDPNPFFLWVVQQTHILFPLGDPPNYNPHPSDSIKARAETLGIDERELMYDELLRQNGKAIIYCPMGNTENNRFDAAVDLFGKPGTVLGLGDGGAHYGMICDAAYPTYMLSEYVRDSHKMPIEQAVSMLSRETAETVNLFDRGVIKPGYKADLNLIDLDRLHLYAPRVRHDLPAGGKRLSQQSDGYEATIVSGEITYRRGRPTGRLPGRLVRHGRPAPALAAAE, from the coding sequence ATGAGCGCGGAATTTGACATCGTGATCCGTGGCGGCACCGTCGTCGACGGCACCGGCGCGCCCGGTTTCCAGGCCGACGTGGCGATCAGCGACGGCGCCATCGCCGCGGTCGGCACGGTGGCGGGCAAGGGCCGCGAGGAGATCGACGCGACCGGCCTGACGGTGACGCCGGGCTTCGTCGACGTCCACACCCATTATGACGGCCAGGTCACCTGGGAGAACACCCTCGCGCCGTCCTCCAACCATGGCGTGACGACGGTGGTGATGGGCAATTGCGGCGTCGGCTTCGCGCCGTCGCGGCCCGAGCATCGCCAGCTGATGGTCAAGCTGATGGAAGGCGTCGAGGACATCCCCGAGGTGGTGATGACCGACGGCGTCCCCTGGAAGTGGGAGACCTTCCCCGAATATCTCGACTTCCTCGACACCCGGCGCACCGACGTCGATTTCGCCGCCCAGCTGCCGCACAGCCCGCTGCGCGTCTATGTGATGGGCGAGCGCGGCACCAATCTGGAGCCGCCGACCGAGGCCGACCTGGCCGAGATGCGCCGCATCACCCGCGAGGCGATCGAGGCCGGCGCGCTCGGCGTCACCACCTCGCGCCAGCTCGCGCACAGCTTCCGCGACGGCCGCCCCGCCCCCTCGACCAAGACCGAGGTCGACGAGCTGAAGGCGCTGGCCGGGGGCCTGAAGGACGCCGGCGCCGGCGTGTTCCAGATCATCCCCAACACCAACCTGCCGACCCCGCACGAATGGGAGGTCATCGAGACGCTCAACGAGACGTCGGGCGGCAAGTCGGTCAATTTCAGCCTGTTCACCGGATCGCAGGTGGTCGGCGGGCCCGAGCCGCTGCTCGAGGGCCTCGCCCGGGCCAAGCAGGACGGACGCCGCATCCAGGGCCAGTTCTTCCCGCGCCCGATCGGCATGCTGTTCGGGATCGAGCTGAGCTACCACCCCTTCTCGCTCAACCCCAGCTACAAGCAGATCGAGCATCTGCCGCTGGAGGAGAAGGTCGCGCGGATGCGCGATCCCGCCTTCCGCCAGCAGCTATTGTCCGAGCAGCCCGAGGACCCGAACCCCTTCTTCCTCTGGGTCGTCCAGCAGACCCACATCCTGTTCCCGCTCGGCGATCCGCCCAACTACAACCCGCACCCGAGCGACAGCATCAAGGCGCGCGCCGAGACGCTGGGCATCGACGAGCGCGAGCTGATGTATGACGAGCTGCTGCGCCAGAACGGCAAGGCGATCATCTACTGCCCGATGGGCAATACCGAGAACAACCGCTTCGACGCGGCGGTCGACCTGTTCGGCAAGCCGGGCACGGTGCTGGGCCTGGGCGACGGCGGCGCGCATTACGGGATGATCTGCGACGCGGCCTATCCGACCTACATGCTGTCCGAATATGTCCGCGACAGCCACAAGATGCCGATCGAGCAGGCCGTCAGCATGCTCAGCCGCGAGACCGCCGAGACCGTCAACCTGTTCGATCGCGGCGTGATCAAGCCCGGCTACAAGGCCGATCTCAACCTGATCGACCTCGACCGGCTGCACCTCTACGCGCCGCGCGTGAGGCACGACCTTCCCGCCGGCGGCAAGCGGCTCAGCCAGCAGTCGGACGGCTATGAGGCGACGATCGTCTCGGGCGAGATCACCTATCGGCGCGGCCGCCCGACCGGCAGGCTGCCGGGCCGGCTGGTCCGCCACGGCCGCCCCGCGCCCGCGCTGGCCGCCGCCGAATAG
- a CDS encoding amidohydrolase 2 (PFAM: amidohydrolase 2), producing MSSQAQPKSADRTPLYAGPIFDADTHFWETDEAWTRYLPRDAAEKYGISFKTGEDGDFAMYVGPRKVEISADHLFEDGRVPAPGKLHEWLRAMKEGKAEIDLHVPKTADMMEPAARVEKLDGWDVRSSILFIGNMITAISFLDDPRYAYPVLNAYNGWMYDQWKYNYDDRIYTAPIVTLDDVDEACRQLRDVIGKGAKLILMPMGPYNGKAPAHPDHDPFWAIANEAGLRVVFHVSEAIYMKHHMAVWGEPVQQSRIKQTAFVWMHGYSERPVVETLSSFIFWNFFARFPKVKLLSAENGAEWVPAMLTKMDKCRGIAKNGFWPGGQLKDRPSRIFAEHVSVVAYPEDDLRSIVDQVGTADWLLMGSDYPHAEGVEEPRIFADEACRGLSAGDTRKIMYENGMRFMGLPY from the coding sequence ATGTCTTCCCAAGCGCAACCCAAGTCGGCCGACCGCACCCCGCTCTATGCGGGGCCGATCTTCGACGCCGATACCCATTTCTGGGAGACCGACGAGGCGTGGACCCGCTATCTGCCGCGCGATGCCGCCGAGAAATACGGCATCAGCTTCAAGACCGGCGAGGATGGCGACTTCGCCATGTATGTCGGCCCGCGCAAGGTGGAGATCAGCGCCGATCACCTGTTCGAGGACGGGCGGGTGCCGGCGCCGGGCAAGCTCCACGAATGGCTGCGCGCGATGAAGGAGGGCAAGGCCGAGATCGACCTGCACGTGCCCAAGACCGCCGACATGATGGAACCCGCCGCGCGGGTGGAGAAGCTCGACGGCTGGGACGTGCGATCGTCGATCCTGTTCATCGGCAACATGATCACCGCGATCAGCTTCCTCGACGATCCGCGCTACGCCTATCCGGTGCTCAACGCCTATAATGGCTGGATGTACGACCAGTGGAAGTACAATTACGACGACCGCATCTACACCGCGCCGATCGTCACGCTCGATGACGTCGACGAGGCGTGCAGGCAGCTGCGCGACGTGATCGGGAAGGGCGCCAAGCTGATCCTGATGCCGATGGGCCCCTATAACGGCAAGGCGCCCGCGCATCCCGACCATGACCCCTTCTGGGCGATCGCCAACGAGGCCGGCCTCCGCGTCGTCTTCCACGTCTCCGAAGCGATCTACATGAAGCATCACATGGCGGTGTGGGGCGAGCCGGTGCAGCAGTCGCGCATCAAGCAGACCGCCTTCGTCTGGATGCACGGCTATTCCGAGCGCCCGGTGGTCGAGACGCTGTCGAGCTTCATCTTCTGGAACTTCTTCGCGCGCTTCCCGAAGGTGAAGCTGCTCTCCGCCGAGAACGGGGCGGAGTGGGTGCCGGCGATGCTGACCAAGATGGACAAGTGCCGGGGCATCGCCAAGAACGGCTTCTGGCCCGGCGGCCAGCTCAAGGACCGTCCGAGCCGCATCTTCGCCGAGCATGTCTCGGTCGTCGCCTATCCCGAGGACGACCTCCGCTCGATCGTCGATCAGGTCGGCACCGCCGATTGGCTGCTGATGGGATCGGACTATCCCCACGCCGAAGGCGTCGAGGAACCGCGCATCTTCGCCGACGAAGCCTGCCGCGGACTCTCGGCCGGGGATACCCGCAAGATCATGTACGAGAACGGCATGCGCTTCATGGGCCTGCCCTACTGA
- a CDS encoding Alcohol dehydrogenase GroES domain protein (PFAM: Alcohol dehydrogenase GroES domain protein), which yields MSPPANIGLLAGTADGVRFEPQAMPDAPGPDGLTVRMLFAPVNPADLLAIDGGYAFALAADDPLGAEGVGVVEQAGSRVSDLGPGDLVLPLDRGNWTRYRAVARDRVLAVPPGVDPRQAAMMRINPATAWLLLAASGAGPGDCLVQNAAGSTVAHWVRRLAALRDVAVIDVVRPGASAPGLADDEHLEAAVKAASGGRRVRAALDCVAGDATGRMAACLDAEGTVLVFGHLSGEPSTIRSQLLTGRGLTVRGFSLRPAEARMTPAARDAMVAGLWAAAGQGAVELPIRAVLPLAEAERAIALARTPGRGRVLIDLDAISGM from the coding sequence ATGAGTCCGCCCGCCAATATCGGCCTGCTGGCCGGGACGGCGGACGGCGTCCGTTTCGAACCCCAGGCGATGCCCGATGCGCCGGGGCCGGACGGCCTGACCGTCCGGATGCTGTTCGCGCCGGTCAACCCCGCCGACCTGCTGGCGATCGACGGCGGCTATGCCTTCGCGCTCGCCGCCGACGATCCGCTGGGGGCAGAGGGCGTCGGCGTCGTAGAGCAGGCCGGATCGCGGGTGAGCGACCTCGGCCCCGGCGACCTCGTCCTGCCGCTCGATCGTGGAAACTGGACCCGCTATCGCGCGGTGGCGCGAGACCGGGTGCTCGCGGTTCCGCCCGGTGTCGATCCCCGGCAGGCGGCGATGATGCGGATCAATCCCGCCACCGCCTGGCTGCTGCTCGCCGCGAGCGGCGCGGGGCCGGGCGACTGCCTCGTCCAGAACGCCGCCGGCTCGACCGTCGCGCATTGGGTGCGCCGGCTGGCGGCGCTGCGCGACGTCGCGGTGATCGACGTGGTCCGCCCCGGCGCGTCGGCGCCGGGTCTTGCCGACGACGAGCATCTCGAAGCGGCGGTGAAGGCCGCGAGCGGCGGCCGGCGGGTCCGCGCCGCGCTCGACTGCGTCGCCGGCGATGCGACCGGCCGGATGGCGGCCTGCCTCGACGCCGAGGGGACGGTCCTCGTCTTCGGCCATCTCTCCGGCGAACCCTCCACCATTCGTTCGCAACTGCTCACCGGGCGCGGCCTGACGGTGCGGGGCTTCAGCCTGCGCCCCGCCGAGGCGAGAATGACCCCGGCGGCGCGCGACGCGATGGTCGCCGGGCTCTGGGCCGCGGCCGGGCAGGGCGCCGTCGAGCTGCCGATCCGCGCCGTCCTGCCTCTCGCCGAAGCGGAGCGGGCGATCGCGCTGGCGCGGACGCCGGGGCGGGGCCGGGTGCTGATCGATCTCGACGCGATATCGGGCATGTGA
- a CDS encoding Transcriptional regulator IclR-like protein (PFAM: regulatory protein, IclR; Transcriptional regulator IclR-like), with the protein MTTSPKAEARTVKGPRAIGRVLDLLMLLSKHRDGLGLAEISAAMAVPKSTFLDTLRGLCDMRYLVQEEGRYRLGPVAYRLAGRIMSTWSAPEVVRQPLKALARTTHESVGFAIADWEIGQAIYTEAVNSTQPVRYAMHVGIRAPLYASAAGRVLLAHAPPARVSAYLKRAKLRPLTESTRITEADIMADLEEIRRTGYCASFGEMLSDTAAMSVPVFGPDDEPIGAMMLAAPLDRMRNSYDAFLQLLIDAGHEASGRPVTAVPELLSGD; encoded by the coding sequence ATGACGACATCACCGAAGGCGGAGGCGCGGACGGTCAAGGGACCCAGGGCGATCGGGCGCGTGCTCGACCTGCTGATGCTGCTGTCGAAGCACCGCGACGGGCTCGGCCTCGCCGAGATCAGCGCGGCCATGGCGGTGCCCAAGAGCACCTTCCTCGATACGCTGCGCGGCCTGTGCGACATGCGCTATCTGGTGCAGGAGGAAGGCCGCTACCGGCTGGGGCCGGTCGCCTACCGCCTGGCCGGCCGCATCATGTCGACCTGGTCGGCGCCCGAGGTCGTCCGCCAGCCGCTCAAGGCGCTCGCCCGCACCACCCATGAATCGGTCGGCTTCGCGATCGCCGACTGGGAGATCGGCCAGGCCATCTATACCGAGGCGGTGAACAGCACCCAGCCGGTCCGCTATGCGATGCATGTCGGCATCCGCGCGCCGCTCTATGCCAGCGCGGCGGGGCGGGTGCTGCTCGCCCATGCGCCGCCGGCCCGCGTCAGCGCCTATCTCAAGCGGGCCAAGCTGCGCCCGCTCACCGAGAGTACCCGGATCACCGAGGCCGACATCATGGCCGACCTCGAGGAGATACGGCGGACCGGCTATTGCGCCAGCTTCGGCGAGATGCTGAGCGACACCGCCGCCATGTCGGTGCCGGTGTTCGGGCCCGACGACGAGCCGATCGGCGCGATGATGCTCGCCGCCCCGCTCGATCGCATGCGGAACAGCTATGACGCCTTCCTGCAATTGCTGATCGACGCCGGGCATGAAGCGTCCGGCCGGCCGGTGACGGCCGTGCCGGAGCTCCTTTCCGGGGACTGA